One part of the Ornithodoros turicata isolate Travis chromosome 2, ASM3712646v1, whole genome shotgun sequence genome encodes these proteins:
- the LOC135384897 gene encoding uncharacterized protein LOC135384897 yields MHVEFGRLQQLLIAEELGDRKPSQLLRRMQQLLGSNTLDNTILRELFLQRLPSQVRLVLTAAGDISIDDQARLADRILELSVQSTSPIASVDAAAASSSSSGASHKSPLQQVVPVSDSIAALTTNVEQLQSTVAHLTNMVANMQGFGRTTRQPGRTPSRSRRTRSASPAANSTICWYHCTFGDTTQRCRPPCARSGNATPSH; encoded by the coding sequence ATGCATGTGGAATTTGGACGTCTTCAACAGCTCCTCATCGCGGAGGAACTAGGTGACAGGAAGCCGTCGCAACTTTTGCGACGCATGCAGCAACTTCTTGGCTCCAACACACTGGACAACACGATTCTGCGAGAGTTGTTTTTGCAGCGCCTGCCATCGCAAGTGCGCCTGGTGCTTACAGCAGCAGGCGATATCAGCATCGATGACCAGGCACGTCTCGCTGACCGCATCTTGGAACTTTCGGTTCAGTCAACGTCTCCGATCGCGTCGGTCGACGCAGCCGCAGCGTCGAGCTCAAGCTCCGGTGCGTCACACAAGTCACCTCTTCAACAGGTTGTGCCAGTGTCCGATTCCATCGCAGCACTTACGACCAACGTCGAGCAACTACAGAGCACTGTGGCACACTTGACAAACATGGTCGCCAATATGCAAGGATTCGGCCGTACGACACGCCAACCTGGTCGAACACCATCGCGGTCCCGTCGCACGCGCTCAGCTTCACCGGCCGCCAACAGTACCATTTGCTGGTACCACTGCACGTTTGGTGACACCACCCAACGCTGCCGCCCACCCTGTGCAAGGTCGGGAAATGCCACTCCCAGCCACTAA
- the LOC135384898 gene encoding uncharacterized protein LOC135384898, with product MSSPGFWSIFASIRSNHGSAALGSVREHCNQATKIIRLECHQRFNQECLKHKVVPQALRCRPPVDTPYCRKLARNFGIDRLKARVLESKSKLNDSHHRLDLAEKTLLRTLQPDEMRQIFSARKQGELLERQKRTDIHDRKLFLLLAKKPFVQDCNNVFNLSSKTLSDGHVSLLSNGLDFALAPRVVPIREIVAEIEDKLRHIKDSTGVNLARSRIATTLNHVKGLPSNLSKQEQSALRDLRSDKSVIVLPADKGKGTVVLDREHYDAKMKEILDDATHFVALPRDPTPKSEHSLVDHLRNLKKKDHIDDATYRRLFSSDGATPKLYGFPKIHKPGCP from the coding sequence atgtcgtctcccggcttttggagtatttttgcatctaTCCGATCCAACCACGGTTCAGCTGCCTTAGGCAGTGTGAGAGAGCACTGCAACCAGGCCACAAAGATTATTCGCTTGGAATGCCATCAACGCTTCAACCAGGAGTGCCTCAAGCATAAAGTCGTCCCTCAAGCTCTCCGTTGTCGGCCGCCTGTGGATACACCGTACTGCCGCAAGCTGGCCCGAAACTTCGGCATCGACCGTCTGAAAGCCCGGGTCCTCGAGAGCAAGTCCAAACTCAACGACTCCCATCATCGACTTGACTTAGCCGAGAAAACATTGTTGCGGACCCTTCAACCCGACGAGATGCGCCAGATTTTCAGCGCCCGGAAACAGGGCGAGCTGCTTGAGAGACAGAAACGAACCGATATTCATGACAGGAAGCTGTTCCTGCTCCTGGCGAAGAAACCTTTCGTTCAGGACTGCAACAATGTATTCAACTTGTCATCGAAGACACTTTCCGACGGTCATGTGAGTCTGCTCTCGAATGGCTTAGATTTCGCCCTTGCGCCCCGCGTTGTGCCGATAAGGGAGATCGTCGCAGAAATCGAAGACAAGCTCCGCCACATCAAGGACTCAACTGGTGTCAATCTGGCACGTAGCCGCATCGCGACCACACTGAACCACGTGAAAGGACTGCCTTCCAATCTGTCCAAACAGGAACAGTCGGCATTGCGTGACCTACGCTCAGATAAATCCGTCATCGTCCTTCCAGCTGACAAAGGTAAAGGTACGGTTGTACTAGACAGAGAGCACTACGATGCAAAGATGAAGGAGATACTTGACGATGCTACTCATTTTGTCGCCTTGCCGCGTGACCCAACTCCGAAATCGGAACACTCGTTGGTTGACCACCTACGTAATTTAAAGAAGAAGGACCACATAGATGATGCTACCTATCGTCGCCTTTTCTCCTCGGACGGAGCCACCCCCAAGCTCTACGGTTTCCCCAAGATACACAAGCCAGGATGCCCCTGA